A genomic window from Nocardioides sp. BP30 includes:
- a CDS encoding SDR family NAD(P)-dependent oxidoreductase, protein MTSERNETTAPETETTATSPFDLFSLSGKTALVTGGSRGLGRQMSLAFARAGADVVVTSRKLDACEEVVAEIEETTGRSGLAVGCHLGRWDEIAGLVEAAYARFGRIDVLVNNAGMSPLYEKVTDVTEKMYDSVLNLNLKGPFRLTQLVGTRMKERGSGSIINVSSTGSLRPMGSIIPYAAAKNGLNAMTEGFADLLGPEVRVNTLMPGQYLTDVAASWDMEHTNKMSERLHLKRVGNPPEIVGAALFLASDASSYTSGTILRSDGGIP, encoded by the coding sequence ATGACGTCGGAACGTAATGAGACCACAGCCCCGGAGACCGAGACCACAGCGACGTCCCCGTTCGACCTCTTCAGCCTCTCCGGGAAGACGGCCTTGGTCACGGGCGGCTCGCGGGGCCTCGGCAGGCAGATGAGTCTCGCCTTCGCCAGGGCCGGTGCCGACGTCGTCGTCACCAGCCGCAAGCTCGACGCCTGCGAGGAGGTCGTCGCCGAGATCGAGGAGACGACCGGTCGCTCCGGGCTCGCCGTGGGCTGTCACCTGGGCCGGTGGGACGAGATCGCGGGCCTGGTGGAGGCCGCCTACGCACGCTTCGGTCGGATCGATGTGCTGGTCAACAATGCCGGCATGTCGCCGCTGTACGAGAAGGTCACCGACGTGACCGAGAAGATGTACGACAGCGTGCTCAACCTCAACCTCAAGGGCCCCTTCCGGTTGACGCAGCTGGTCGGGACCCGGATGAAGGAGCGGGGGTCCGGCAGCATCATCAACGTGAGCAGCACCGGCTCGCTGCGCCCGATGGGCTCGATCATCCCGTATGCCGCCGCCAAGAACGGCCTCAATGCGATGACCGAGGGGTTCGCCGACCTGCTGGGTCCCGAGGTGCGGGTCAACACCCTCATGCCCGGTCAGTACCTCACCGACGTGGCGGCCTCCTGGGACATGGAGCACACCAACAAGATGTCGGAGCGGCTCCACCTCAAGCGGGTCGGCAACCCACCCGAGATCGTGGGCGCGGCGCTGTTCCTGGCCAGCGACGCGTCGAGCTACACGTCGGGCACGATCCTGCGCTCGGACGGTGGCATTCCGTAG
- a CDS encoding NADPH:quinone oxidoreductase family protein, whose product MSTTTGTEATMVAARVHQLGAPESVVLESIARPRPAPGELLVAVHAAAVNFSDTLMIEGRYQTTTPLPFVPGYEYAGRVVGIGADVEGWAVGDRIAAVAPGAFAEYVVVPARSAVRVPDGMSLASAAAAWVCHLTAYDALRWVARVEPGDIVLVLGAGGGLGLAAVELAAALGARVVAAASTYEKRSAASAQGAAHTVDPSGGQLRAALRAQIGPGAVDVVFDPVGGSLAEDALREMRWGGRFVTLGYASGDIPRIPLNLVLLKGVTVAGFEMRTFAEHDPTSAAQGRADFAELWSSGRIRPLVGARFPLSEAGEALAHVAGRRAVGKTVIVVRDDDVAPHD is encoded by the coding sequence ATGAGCACGACGACGGGCACCGAGGCGACGATGGTCGCCGCCCGGGTGCATCAACTCGGCGCGCCCGAATCGGTCGTGCTGGAGAGCATCGCCCGGCCGCGGCCGGCGCCGGGTGAGCTGCTCGTCGCCGTGCACGCGGCTGCGGTGAACTTCTCGGACACGCTCATGATCGAGGGGCGTTATCAGACCACGACGCCGCTGCCGTTCGTTCCCGGCTACGAGTACGCCGGCAGGGTCGTCGGGATCGGTGCCGACGTGGAGGGCTGGGCGGTCGGCGACCGGATCGCCGCGGTCGCGCCGGGCGCATTCGCCGAGTACGTCGTCGTACCGGCGAGATCCGCGGTGCGCGTCCCCGACGGCATGAGTCTCGCCTCCGCCGCCGCGGCCTGGGTGTGCCACCTCACGGCGTACGACGCCCTCCGATGGGTCGCCCGGGTCGAGCCGGGCGACATCGTGCTGGTGCTCGGCGCCGGCGGCGGGCTGGGTCTGGCCGCGGTCGAGCTGGCCGCTGCCCTCGGAGCACGGGTCGTCGCCGCGGCGTCGACGTACGAGAAGCGATCGGCGGCAAGCGCCCAGGGCGCGGCGCACACCGTGGACCCCTCCGGCGGCCAGCTCCGCGCCGCCCTGCGGGCACAGATCGGCCCAGGAGCCGTCGACGTCGTGTTCGATCCGGTCGGCGGGAGCCTCGCCGAGGACGCCCTGCGTGAGATGCGGTGGGGCGGTCGGTTCGTGACGCTCGGCTATGCCAGCGGCGACATCCCGCGGATCCCCCTCAACCTCGTGCTGCTGAAGGGCGTGACCGTCGCGGGCTTCGAGATGCGCACCTTCGCCGAGCACGATCCGACGAGCGCCGCACAGGGTCGGGCCGACTTCGCCGAGCTCTGGTCGAGTGGACGGATCCGGCCGCTGGTGGGTGCGAGGTTCCCCCTCTCGGAGGCCGGAGAGGCACTCGCGCACGTCGCCGGACGCCGGGCCGTCGGCAAGACCGTCATCGTCGTGCGGGACGACGACGTCGCCCCGCACGACTGA
- a CDS encoding thiolase family protein gives MTFVENRAVISGVGQSQIGRRIGRTGIDLALEAAERAVAHAGLSFDDIDGVASYPGPVAAEAGFVGAATHDVRDAFGLRTTWHVSGVETSGQIGTLLDAAAAVASGRATHVLCFRSVWEATAQAAGRAAALTSKMSRASGHSEFRMPFGAASPANWIAMYAQRYMHEFGLTREQIGKLVINSRTNAALNPNAIYRDPMTMEDYLNARMVSWPFGLFDCDIPADGATAVIVSRREATSGLARPPITIEGAGAALYERHTWDQRTDLTTMASHDVAASMWKTTRFTAADVDFATLYDGFSYLTTQWIEALGFAEHGKVGQFLDDEDNYRLDGRLPINPHGGQLSAGRLHGYGFLHEACVQLWREAGERQIAKDVELAAVGVGGGPEAGCMLLHLTD, from the coding sequence GTGACGTTCGTGGAGAACCGCGCCGTCATCAGCGGCGTCGGACAGTCCCAGATCGGCCGGCGCATCGGCCGTACCGGCATCGACCTCGCGCTCGAGGCCGCCGAGCGGGCCGTCGCGCACGCGGGCCTCAGCTTCGACGACATCGACGGCGTCGCCAGCTATCCCGGGCCTGTGGCAGCAGAGGCGGGTTTCGTGGGAGCCGCCACTCACGACGTGCGCGACGCCTTCGGGCTGCGCACGACGTGGCACGTCAGCGGGGTCGAGACCTCAGGTCAGATCGGCACGCTGCTCGATGCGGCTGCGGCTGTCGCCTCGGGACGTGCCACCCATGTGCTCTGCTTCCGCTCGGTCTGGGAGGCCACCGCCCAGGCGGCCGGCCGGGCGGCGGCCTTGACCAGCAAGATGTCGCGCGCGTCGGGCCACTCCGAGTTCCGGATGCCGTTCGGGGCAGCCTCTCCGGCCAACTGGATCGCCATGTACGCCCAGCGGTACATGCACGAGTTCGGGCTCACGCGTGAGCAGATCGGCAAGCTCGTCATCAACTCGCGGACCAACGCAGCGCTCAACCCGAACGCCATCTACCGCGACCCGATGACCATGGAGGACTACCTCAACGCGCGGATGGTGTCGTGGCCCTTCGGTCTCTTCGACTGCGACATCCCTGCCGACGGTGCCACCGCGGTGATCGTGTCGCGGCGCGAGGCGACCAGTGGCCTGGCCAGGCCGCCGATCACCATCGAGGGGGCAGGTGCGGCGCTCTACGAGCGCCATACCTGGGACCAGCGGACCGACCTGACCACGATGGCCTCCCATGACGTGGCGGCCTCGATGTGGAAGACCACGAGGTTCACCGCCGCCGACGTCGACTTCGCGACGCTCTACGACGGCTTCAGCTACCTGACGACCCAGTGGATCGAGGCCCTCGGCTTCGCCGAGCACGGCAAGGTCGGACAGTTCCTCGACGACGAGGACAACTACCGCCTCGACGGCCGGCTGCCGATCAATCCCCACGGTGGCCAGCTCTCGGCCGGCCGCCTGCACGGCTACGGCTTCCTGCACGAGGCGTGTGTCCAGTTGTGGCGCGAGGCAGGCGAGCGGCAGATCGCGAAGGACGTCGAGCTGGCTGCGGTCGGGGTCGGTGGCGGCCCTGAGGCCGGCTGCATGCTGCTTCACCTGACCGACTGA
- a CDS encoding DoxX family protein: MDLDLGLLILRLALGPMLVAHGWNKARGAGGFAGTAAWFEGLGLRPGWLHARLAAATELGAGALMTLGLLTGLAATAFVGLMLVAALTDHRGKGYFVFKGGCEYTALIAISAVGIAATGPGAWSADHAASLTVSGGAWALIAVLGGGICALLLLAVARRPA; this comes from the coding sequence ATGGACCTCGACCTCGGGCTCCTCATCCTCCGTCTCGCCCTCGGCCCGATGCTGGTCGCCCATGGGTGGAACAAGGCGCGCGGTGCCGGCGGCTTCGCCGGCACCGCGGCATGGTTCGAGGGGCTCGGCCTGCGGCCGGGCTGGCTGCACGCGCGCCTGGCCGCGGCCACGGAGCTCGGCGCCGGAGCCCTGATGACGCTCGGCCTGCTCACCGGACTGGCGGCCACGGCCTTCGTCGGCCTCATGCTGGTCGCCGCGCTGACCGACCACCGCGGCAAGGGCTACTTCGTCTTCAAGGGCGGCTGCGAGTACACCGCACTGATAGCGATCAGCGCGGTCGGCATCGCCGCCACCGGCCCCGGCGCGTGGTCGGCGGACCACGCGGCGTCCCTGACCGTCTCCGGTGGGGCGTGGGCGCTGATCGCCGTCCTCGGCGGTGGCATCTGCGCGCTGCTCCTGCTCGCCGTGGCCCGGCGGCCTGCGTGA
- a CDS encoding acyl-CoA dehydrogenase family protein has protein sequence MSWDFETDPVFQKKLDWVDEFVRHEVEPLDLVWPHDNYKPLDDEHRRIVDPLKQQVRDQGLWACHLEPTLGGQGYGQLKLALLNEILGRSTWAPVIFGTQAPDTGNAEIIAHFGTPEQKATYLQPLLEGEIFSTYSMTEPQGGADVSGFETTAVRDGDDWVINGSKFFSSNARYATFFIVMAYTDKEAGPHDGMSMFLVPADTPGITIERNLALIHEPAEEGSEAYIRYEDVRVPSTALLGEEGKAFQVAQVRLGGGRVHHAMRTVGLAQRALDMMCERALSRVTRGRSLAERETVQSYIAESYAQLAQFRLFVLRTAWLIDKTQDYAQCRKDISAIKFLTPKVLHDIVQRSIQVHGALGVTQDTPLAKMWITAPVMGLVDGPTEVHLRQVARAVLKEHDATAGLWPTDHIPTKLAAAQAKLGVA, from the coding sequence ATGTCCTGGGACTTCGAGACCGACCCGGTATTCCAGAAGAAGCTCGACTGGGTGGACGAGTTCGTCCGCCACGAGGTCGAGCCGCTCGACCTGGTCTGGCCGCACGACAACTACAAGCCGCTCGACGACGAACACCGCCGGATCGTCGACCCGCTCAAGCAGCAGGTCCGCGACCAGGGACTGTGGGCCTGTCACCTCGAGCCCACGCTCGGCGGTCAGGGCTACGGCCAGCTCAAGCTCGCGCTGCTCAACGAGATCCTCGGCCGCTCGACCTGGGCCCCGGTCATCTTCGGGACCCAGGCACCCGACACCGGCAACGCGGAGATCATCGCCCACTTCGGCACCCCCGAGCAGAAGGCGACCTATCTCCAGCCGCTGCTGGAGGGCGAGATCTTCTCGACGTACTCGATGACCGAGCCCCAGGGCGGCGCGGACGTGTCCGGGTTCGAGACCACGGCGGTGCGCGACGGCGATGACTGGGTCATCAACGGATCGAAGTTCTTCTCCTCCAACGCCCGCTACGCGACCTTCTTCATCGTGATGGCCTACACCGACAAGGAGGCCGGACCCCACGACGGCATGTCGATGTTCCTGGTGCCTGCCGACACGCCGGGCATCACCATCGAGCGCAACCTCGCTCTCATCCACGAGCCGGCCGAGGAGGGCTCCGAGGCCTACATCCGCTACGAGGACGTGCGGGTGCCCTCGACCGCGCTGCTCGGCGAGGAGGGCAAGGCCTTCCAGGTCGCGCAGGTACGCCTGGGCGGTGGCCGGGTGCATCACGCGATGCGCACCGTCGGCCTGGCCCAGCGCGCGCTCGACATGATGTGCGAGCGGGCCCTGAGTCGCGTCACCCGCGGGCGGTCGCTCGCGGAGCGCGAGACCGTGCAGAGCTACATCGCCGAGTCCTACGCCCAGCTCGCGCAGTTCCGTCTCTTCGTGCTGCGCACCGCGTGGCTCATCGACAAGACCCAGGACTACGCGCAGTGCCGCAAGGACATCAGCGCGATCAAGTTCCTCACGCCCAAGGTGCTGCACGACATCGTCCAGCGGTCGATCCAGGTGCATGGTGCCCTCGGCGTCACCCAGGACACGCCGCTGGCGAAGATGTGGATCACGGCTCCGGTGATGGGCCTGGTCGACGGCCCGACCGAGGTGCACCTGCGCCAGGTGGCCCGTGCCGTGCTCAAGGAGCACGACGCTACGGCCGGCCTCTGGCCGACCGATCACATCCCCACGAAGCTGGCCGCGGCCCAGGCCAAGCTGGGTGTGGCATGA
- a CDS encoding TetR/AcrR family transcriptional regulator produces MPDASVSSRTPRRDAVRNDARVLQAASEVLAECGTQASMEEIATRAGVGVGTIYRRFASKDALIDALIAQVMSELGEAADLALGAPDGTGLRVFLLALGRSFATHRRYAALLLDRGDEASAERVRLDLAELTRRAVAAGELSAEAEVGDVMALVWSMRSLIETTEEVAPGAWRRHLEIHLAGLRGTGRLSAVSAISPEQMRRISTGQRQMSRG; encoded by the coding sequence GTGCCTGACGCATCCGTCTCCTCCCGTACGCCGCGCCGTGACGCGGTTCGGAACGACGCGCGGGTCCTGCAGGCTGCCAGTGAGGTGCTCGCCGAATGCGGCACCCAGGCCTCCATGGAGGAGATCGCTACCCGCGCCGGGGTGGGGGTGGGCACGATCTACCGCCGCTTCGCGAGCAAGGACGCGTTGATCGATGCGCTGATCGCGCAGGTGATGAGCGAGCTCGGCGAGGCCGCGGATCTCGCTCTCGGCGCACCGGACGGCACCGGTCTACGGGTCTTCCTGCTGGCGCTGGGCAGGTCGTTCGCGACGCACCGCCGCTACGCCGCCCTGCTGTTGGACCGAGGTGATGAGGCCAGCGCGGAACGGGTCCGTCTCGACCTGGCCGAGCTCACCCGGCGGGCTGTCGCCGCCGGTGAGCTCAGCGCCGAGGCGGAGGTGGGCGACGTGATGGCCCTGGTGTGGAGCATGCGGTCGCTGATCGAGACCACCGAGGAGGTGGCGCCGGGCGCCTGGCGCCGCCACCTCGAGATCCACCTCGCGGGCCTGAGAGGTACCGGCCGCCTCAGCGCGGTGTCGGCGATCAGCCCCGAGCAGATGCGACGGATCTCGACCGGCCAGAGGCAGATGAGCCGGGGCTGA
- a CDS encoding MFS transporter, translated as MTFAVLAAGVGAYALLQSLVTPVLTTVQSELHTTQSAVTWVLTAYLLSASIFTPIMGRLGDMIGKERVFVATLVALTAGSVLAAVSTSIGLMIVARVIQGIGGGVLPLAFGIIRDEFPREKVTGAVGAIASLSAVGAGLGIVLAGPIVNALDWHWLFWIPMILTAAAAVAAVVFIPESPVRTPGRISWVPALLLSAWLVALLVALSEAPDWGWGSGRVIGLLVAAVVLAVGWVASEQRAATPLIDMRMMRLTAVWTNNLVALLIGVGMYATFAFLPEFVQTPKVAGYGFGASITESGLMLLPSSITMFAVAMFAGRMAAKVGGKVLVVVGCAIGVVAMAMLAFAHGQQWEIYVATAIMGVGFGLAFSAMSGLIVAAVPPEQTGVASGMNANIRTIGGSVGSALMASIVTSHIAASGMPKESGYSAGFAMLGGGLILAALAGLLIPHLRTRPSHDDTDAPHAELGLVAGGTLVGDTSE; from the coding sequence GTGACCTTCGCCGTCCTGGCGGCCGGCGTCGGGGCGTATGCCCTGCTCCAGTCCCTGGTGACGCCGGTCCTGACCACCGTCCAGAGCGAGTTGCACACCACGCAGAGTGCGGTGACGTGGGTGCTGACGGCGTACCTGCTCTCCGCCTCGATCTTCACGCCGATCATGGGACGCCTGGGCGACATGATCGGCAAGGAGCGCGTCTTCGTCGCGACGCTGGTCGCGCTCACGGCCGGATCCGTACTGGCCGCCGTGTCGACCTCGATCGGCCTGATGATCGTGGCTCGCGTGATCCAGGGCATCGGCGGCGGTGTGCTGCCGCTCGCCTTCGGGATCATCCGCGACGAGTTCCCCCGGGAGAAGGTCACGGGCGCTGTCGGTGCCATCGCTTCGTTGAGTGCGGTGGGAGCGGGGCTGGGCATCGTGCTGGCCGGCCCGATCGTCAACGCGCTGGACTGGCACTGGCTGTTCTGGATCCCGATGATCCTGACCGCTGCCGCGGCCGTCGCCGCGGTGGTCTTCATCCCGGAGTCGCCCGTGCGCACGCCCGGTCGCATCTCGTGGGTGCCCGCTCTGCTGCTGTCGGCTTGGCTGGTGGCACTGCTGGTAGCACTGAGCGAGGCGCCGGACTGGGGCTGGGGCTCGGGTCGGGTGATCGGCCTCCTGGTGGCCGCCGTCGTGCTCGCCGTGGGCTGGGTGGCCTCCGAGCAGCGCGCCGCCACGCCGCTGATCGACATGCGGATGATGCGTCTGACGGCGGTGTGGACCAACAACCTCGTGGCGCTTCTGATCGGTGTCGGCATGTACGCCACGTTCGCGTTCCTGCCCGAGTTCGTGCAGACGCCGAAGGTGGCCGGGTACGGCTTCGGCGCGAGTATCACCGAGTCGGGTCTGATGCTGCTGCCCTCCTCGATCACGATGTTCGCGGTGGCGATGTTCGCCGGCCGGATGGCGGCGAAGGTCGGCGGCAAGGTGCTCGTCGTGGTCGGATGCGCCATCGGCGTGGTCGCGATGGCGATGCTGGCCTTCGCGCACGGCCAGCAGTGGGAGATCTACGTGGCCACAGCAATCATGGGCGTCGGCTTCGGGCTTGCCTTCTCGGCGATGTCGGGCCTCATCGTCGCCGCGGTCCCGCCCGAGCAGACCGGCGTCGCGTCCGGGATGAACGCCAACATCCGTACGATCGGTGGCAGCGTCGGCTCTGCGCTGATGGCCAGCATCGTCACCTCCCACATCGCTGCCAGTGGCATGCCGAAGGAGTCGGGCTATTCCGCGGGCTTCGCGATGCTGGGCGGCGGTCTGATCCTCGCGGCGCTGGCCGGACTCCTGATCCCGCACCTGCGGACCCGTCCCTCCCATGACGACACCGACGCCCCGCACGCGGAGCTGGGTCTGGTCGCGGGCGGGACCCTCGTGGGCGACACGAGTGAGTGA
- a CDS encoding SDR family NAD(P)-dependent oxidoreductase, which yields MTRAIGSLDGRRIIVTGGASGMGAGLVRALPRLDAAVVSVDVAVDPGESIARDAGAGFVACDVADPEAVEHAFGVAVDRLGGLDVLIHAAGVAPGAPAEEIDLATWERVMRINATGTFVTNQAAFAHLREHGGRIINFASAAGVQGLRGKAAYSASKGAVVAWTRTVAQEWAPYAITVNAIAPAIWTPMYDKTRAAMTPEQLAAHDAFMATAVPLGGKLGDVDQDFVPVLAFLAGEGSRFMTGQVFPVDGGTLMMR from the coding sequence ATGACGAGGGCGATCGGGAGTCTCGACGGGCGCCGCATCATCGTCACCGGTGGAGCGAGTGGCATGGGCGCGGGCCTGGTGAGAGCGCTGCCACGGCTCGACGCCGCTGTCGTGTCTGTCGACGTGGCTGTCGACCCGGGGGAGTCGATCGCGCGCGATGCCGGTGCCGGCTTCGTGGCCTGCGACGTCGCCGACCCCGAGGCCGTCGAGCACGCCTTCGGCGTCGCGGTCGACCGTCTCGGCGGCCTCGATGTCCTGATCCATGCCGCCGGCGTCGCGCCCGGGGCGCCGGCCGAGGAGATCGACCTCGCCACCTGGGAACGGGTGATGCGGATCAACGCCACGGGTACGTTCGTCACCAACCAGGCGGCGTTCGCCCACCTGAGGGAGCACGGGGGCCGGATCATCAACTTCGCCTCGGCCGCCGGCGTGCAGGGTCTCAGGGGCAAGGCGGCGTACTCGGCGAGCAAGGGAGCCGTGGTGGCGTGGACGCGCACCGTCGCTCAGGAGTGGGCGCCCTACGCGATCACTGTCAACGCCATCGCGCCCGCGATCTGGACCCCGATGTACGACAAGACGCGCGCCGCGATGACGCCGGAGCAGCTGGCCGCGCACGATGCCTTCATGGCGACCGCCGTGCCCCTCGGCGGCAAGCTGGGGGACGTCGATCAGGACTTCGTGCCCGTGCTCGCCTTCCTGGCGGGCGAGGGCTCGCGATTCATGACCGGTCAGGTCTTCCCGGTCGACGGCGGCACCCTGATGATGCGCTGA
- a CDS encoding phosphotransferase family protein produces the protein MDVEALSRWMDDEGLPGGGELAEVTPLSGGSQNELYAVTRGGARMALRRPPAHAVESGAKVLMREARLLKALSGTDVPHAAFRGATTDLDVIGAPFYVMDLVDGWSPMGGGWAPPFDTDLEARGGLAIQLADGAAKMARVDWKAQGLEGFGKPEGFLERQVDRWLSHLATYQFREIPGLEETAAWLRAHLPKTFEPGIMHGDYQFANVMYRHGAPAELAAIIDWEMATIGDPLLDLGWVLVGWPPEGDAMQHARYLDYDGMPSREDMLEHYAKVSGRDVSQVDYYVILARFKLAIVLEASVARHVRGEGDDRVARFGPIVLELMEFAASLSRSTTLR, from the coding sequence ATGGATGTCGAAGCGCTCAGCAGATGGATGGATGACGAGGGTCTTCCCGGCGGGGGTGAGCTGGCCGAGGTCACGCCGCTCTCCGGCGGCTCGCAGAACGAGCTCTATGCGGTGACCCGGGGTGGCGCCCGGATGGCGCTGCGCCGACCGCCGGCCCACGCCGTCGAGAGTGGCGCGAAGGTGCTGATGCGCGAGGCGCGGCTGCTCAAGGCCCTGAGCGGCACCGACGTGCCGCACGCGGCCTTCCGCGGCGCCACCACGGATCTCGACGTGATCGGCGCCCCGTTCTACGTCATGGACCTGGTCGATGGCTGGAGCCCGATGGGCGGGGGATGGGCGCCGCCGTTCGACACCGATCTGGAGGCTCGCGGCGGCCTGGCGATCCAGCTGGCCGACGGTGCCGCCAAGATGGCCCGGGTCGACTGGAAGGCGCAGGGGCTCGAGGGCTTCGGCAAGCCCGAGGGTTTCCTCGAACGCCAGGTCGACCGGTGGCTCAGCCACCTGGCGACGTACCAGTTCCGCGAGATCCCGGGGCTGGAGGAGACGGCCGCGTGGCTGCGCGCCCACCTGCCGAAGACGTTCGAGCCGGGCATCATGCACGGGGACTACCAGTTCGCGAACGTGATGTATCGGCACGGCGCTCCCGCCGAGCTCGCCGCGATCATCGACTGGGAGATGGCCACCATCGGCGACCCGCTGCTCGACCTGGGGTGGGTGCTGGTGGGCTGGCCGCCCGAGGGTGATGCGATGCAGCACGCTCGCTACCTCGACTACGACGGCATGCCCTCGCGCGAGGACATGCTCGAGCACTACGCCAAGGTCAGTGGCCGCGACGTCTCGCAGGTTGACTACTACGTGATCCTGGCCCGCTTCAAGCTCGCGATCGTGCTCGAGGCGAGCGTCGCACGCCACGTCAGGGGAGAAGGGGACGACCGGGTGGCGCGCTTCGGCCCGATCGTGCTGGAGCTCATGGAGTTCGCCGCCTCGCTGTCCCGCTCGACCACGCTCCGCTGA
- a CDS encoding CaiB/BaiF CoA transferase family protein, protein MSIVVGVMSGIRVVEVAAWTYVPVAGALMTEWGADVLKIEHPEVGDPQRGLVTSGLVPAGGVAHMFELPNRGKRSVALDLKSPEGHELLMKLVATADVFLTNFRPSARKKLGIDVDDVRAVNPKIIYARGSAAGQEGPEGERGGYDLTSFWARAGIASNVSPDSLGYTVTMPGPAFGDVLGGLALAGAVSTALFHRERTGEALTVDGSLLATGAWAMGGTIAGAYAFNQKVYPKHTPDRAPNPLVNSYRTADDRFVTLVMLESDRFWPELTTALGVPELITDERFDTHAKRAKNNVEAIAALSAAFAKKTYTEWEPILETLSGAWAKVQHPLEVVEDQQVVANKYIADLEDHNGTPFKLVSAPVQFDEAPGEVRRSPEHGEHTDEVLEELGLSMEEIIDLKVSGAIL, encoded by the coding sequence GTGAGCATCGTGGTCGGTGTGATGAGCGGGATCCGGGTCGTCGAGGTCGCAGCGTGGACCTATGTGCCGGTGGCCGGGGCCCTGATGACCGAGTGGGGCGCCGACGTGCTCAAGATCGAGCACCCGGAGGTCGGCGACCCGCAGCGTGGTCTGGTGACGTCCGGACTCGTTCCGGCCGGCGGGGTGGCCCACATGTTCGAGCTGCCCAACCGGGGCAAGCGCAGCGTGGCCCTCGACCTCAAGTCGCCGGAGGGCCATGAGCTGCTCATGAAGCTGGTCGCCACGGCCGACGTCTTCTTGACGAACTTCCGCCCGTCGGCGCGCAAGAAGCTGGGCATCGATGTCGACGACGTACGCGCGGTCAATCCGAAGATCATCTACGCCCGTGGCTCCGCGGCCGGTCAGGAAGGCCCGGAGGGAGAGCGCGGCGGCTACGACCTCACGTCCTTCTGGGCGCGTGCCGGCATCGCCTCCAACGTGAGCCCCGACAGTCTGGGCTACACCGTGACGATGCCGGGCCCTGCCTTCGGCGACGTCCTCGGCGGCCTCGCGCTGGCCGGTGCCGTGAGCACGGCGCTCTTCCACCGCGAGCGCACCGGCGAAGCCCTGACGGTCGACGGCTCGCTGCTCGCGACGGGTGCCTGGGCCATGGGCGGCACCATCGCCGGCGCCTACGCCTTCAACCAGAAGGTCTACCCGAAGCACACTCCGGACCGAGCTCCCAACCCGCTCGTCAACAGCTACCGCACGGCCGACGACCGCTTCGTCACCCTCGTGATGTTGGAGTCGGACCGCTTCTGGCCCGAGCTGACCACGGCGTTGGGTGTCCCGGAGCTGATCACCGACGAGCGCTTCGACACCCACGCGAAGCGTGCGAAGAACAACGTCGAGGCCATCGCCGCGCTCTCGGCGGCCTTCGCGAAGAAGACCTACACCGAGTGGGAGCCGATCCTCGAGACACTCAGCGGCGCGTGGGCGAAGGTCCAGCACCCGCTGGAGGTCGTCGAGGATCAGCAGGTCGTCGCCAACAAGTACATCGCCGACCTCGAGGACCACAACGGCACGCCGTTCAAGCTCGTCTCCGCGCCCGTGCAGTTCGACGAGGCGCCCGGCGAGGTCCGCCGCTCCCCCGAGCACGGCGAACACACCGACGAGGTGCTCGAGGAGCTCGGCCTCTCGATGGAGGAGATCATCGACCTCAAGGTCAGCGGCGCCATCCTCTGA
- a CDS encoding Zn-ribbon domain-containing OB-fold protein gives MAQAEGRMLPEVTPDSRAFWTGGFDGELRINRCQACRQWIHPPVGACWKCRSRDVAPEVASGRGTIAAYTINQHPWFPAFPPPYVVALVELEEQPGLRLTTCLVDVDIDAVEVGMAVEVVFDVQDDVALPLFRAVAA, from the coding sequence ATGGCACAAGCGGAGGGGCGGATGCTCCCCGAGGTCACCCCAGACTCGCGGGCGTTCTGGACGGGAGGTTTCGACGGGGAGCTGCGCATCAACCGGTGTCAGGCGTGTCGTCAGTGGATCCATCCGCCGGTGGGCGCCTGCTGGAAGTGCCGGAGTCGCGATGTGGCGCCCGAGGTGGCGTCGGGTCGCGGCACGATCGCTGCCTACACGATCAATCAGCACCCCTGGTTCCCGGCCTTCCCGCCGCCGTACGTCGTCGCGCTGGTGGAGTTGGAGGAGCAGCCGGGACTGCGCCTGACGACCTGTCTGGTCGACGTCGACATCGACGCGGTCGAGGTCGGTATGGCGGTCGAGGTGGTCTTCGACGTGCAGGACGACGTCGCGCTTCCGCTCTTCCGGGCGGTGGCCGCGTGA